The following nucleotide sequence is from Manis pentadactyla isolate mManPen7 chromosome 13, mManPen7.hap1, whole genome shotgun sequence.
tctggttCATATCAAATTGCTAATAGAACTATAGTtctattagtaatttttttaggaagttcggtaatgttttccatagtgatgtTATATTAgtccagctttcttttcatttctttctgcatAGAATATCCTCTTCCATCTGTTCACtcacagtctgtgtgtgtctttagttCTATAGTGAGAATTTGTAGTAGGCAATGTACAggagtctttccttttttttaaccattcagcAACCCTACATCTATAGATTGGAACATTTATCAGTTTACATTATAATTAATTATTGATTGGTATATATTTATTGTTCTTTGCTGATTGTCTTCTTGTTTTTATAATTCTTCActtttcttgctctcttcccttctgACTTGGTCACTTTCCTTAAggttatgtttgttttcttttctctttatgttttaCATACCTATTATAGATATTTGGTTTGCTGTAACCATGAGTTTCATATATTACATCCTATATATAGCAGTCTACTTTAATTGACAGTCATTCAAGTGTGTTCTAAAAGCATTACATTTTTACTTTCCCCATTTTGGTTCCtatgtattattttgtattttactattgtgtgtatgtatcccttgactacttattgtagttttagatgatttaatttttgtctttaaaCCAAAAAACTAGCTGTGCTTGTGGCCCACCCATTTCCTTTACTATATGTTTAGCAATACCAGTGAGATATTTTTCTCCCAGTCTTGTTCTTTATAGTtactgccttttcttttccacttaaaaaagtacctttaacatttcttgtaaggccagtttGTTGTTGATGAATTCCTGTAGATTTGTTTACCTAGGaaattccttctctctccttcagttctgaatgataacctagCAGTGTAGTGTATGCTTGGTTGTAAgcattttgtccttttttttccttttaaccctTTGAATATATCAAGCCACTCTCTTCTGGACtggaagtttctgctgaaaaatcaactGATAATCTTATTGGTTTCTCCTGTATTTAATAagacttttttctccttttttttcttcatgaagatatcattgatatacactcttatgaaggtttcacaagaaaatatagttactacattcacccttattatcgagcccccccattaccccattgcagtcactgtccatcagtgtagtaagatgccacggagtctatttgtcttctttgagctacactgtcttccacacacaccatgtgcaccaatcatgataccccccaatccccttctccctaacTCCCAAAACACCCTCCCCCATCCTTCCCTTTGGttaccgctagtcccttcttggaatctgtgagtatgctgctattttcttccttcagttttgcttctttgttatactcctcaactgagggaaatcatttggtatttgtctttctctggctgacttatttctgagcataataccctctagctcattcTGCCTTTAAGATTATCCCATTATTGTTAACTACTGAAATTTTGATGATCATAAGTTTTCATGTGGTTTCCTTTGGGTTCATCTTATCTGGGACCCTGTGCTTCATGTACTTGGATGTCTACTTCCCTCCCTGGGTTAGAGAAATTGAGCCATTATTTCatagattttctgtgtctttcacTCTGTCTTCTCCTCCAgagacccctataatatgaatgctAATACATTTGATATTATCCAGAGATGCcttaaattatcattttattctttttctttttgttattccaATTGGGTGATTTTCACTATCCTGTCCTCCAGatcactgatctgttcttctgTATCCTCTAATCTGTTGTTGATTCCATTTACTatattttgcattcaattgtaTTCTTCATTTAtgatttgttctttcttatattttctacctCTCTGTTGAAGTTCtaagttcatccattcttctcctgaTTCAGCGAGTGTCTGTATGAACATTACTTTGAACTTTTTATCTGGTAAATTGTTTATCTTCAGTTTGTTTCCTGaggttttctcttgttttatgtagaaCACATTTTTATGTCTCCATATTTTGCCTAACTCACTGTTCGTGTATATGTATTAAGTAGGTAACTTATGTCTCTCAGTCGTGAAGGAATGTCTTTAATATAGAAGGTGGTCTGTGGGGCAAATAAGCATAAATTCTGGTCAGCTGACCTATGTCCCGAGGAGTGACACCTGTGTGGCCTGCATTCACCCTACAGTTGTGGCTGGATCATGACTGGTGTGGAGCTTCTGGTGTGTTAACTGTCCACTGCGGTCTGGTGGCAACTTCCACAGTCCCATGGATGTCTGTGGGTTTGCACCCTGGTGTCACTGCCTGTGAGGCCCCACTTCAACTATTGCAGTAATTGTAATGTGGAGGAAAAACCCACCATGGTTATtgcattttgtcctttttttccttttagcactttggttaccactagttccttcttggaatctgtgagtctgctgctattttgttccatggGGTGgggggttcttttgtggttctttTTTTCTGACCAAGTCTGCCTGCTGTGACTGATAGGGCAGTAAACCTCCTTGGAGCAGCTTGGGTCCAGATGGGAAGATTGGTCTGGCAAATCCACAAAGGAATGTCAAGGTGGACTTAGCAGTGCTAAGACAGGAAATGAAGAGTGCCAGAAATAATGCCTACGAGGGCTGATAGACTTAGCTGGAAAGAAAGTGACAAAGATGCCCACCAGTGTTTCCATCCCTGAGGAAAATTCCATAGGtccctgcccctctggcacaTGCCCTACACTTAGCCAGTGGATCTCCTTGTTAAACATCAGGCACTTTTCAAACTATTGCCTCTACACTGGGTCTCAGAGCAAGTGAGATCGTATGCATGGCCTCTAAGAGTGGAGTCTTAATGAGTGGAGACTTGATATCCTACATCCCTCCAGTTCTCCTGGACATAAGCCTAATAGGTTATCAAAACCAAGTGCTATGGAAGCTCGACTTCCCAGAGCAGGTCCCCTGGGCTGTGGAGACCAATGCAGGGCTCAGACACCTCCCTTTCTCTACATCAGTGATATCCCTTTTCCTGGTCGGTTGCTGCAGGAGTGTGGGTCCCGACAGACTGATAATCTGTCCCTCCTGCCCACCTTAGTGTGGCTTTTTCTTTATAATCTTTattgtatatgatctgttctaCTAGTCTTCAGTTCATTTCCAGAGACAGTTGTTCtatgtgtaattgtagattttgGTAGGTCTGTGAGAGGAGTGAGTTCAGGATTTTCTACCCCCATTCTTGATTCCACCACCCATCATTTACATGTTTAATTGAAAACAAACTATGAGGGTTAACTTTTTATgaccttatttatttcttcattatgtGGAAGGCAGTATCTTCGAACGTCATAACGCCTCGCCGTCTCCTGTCCCGGACCCTAGGCAGCACCGCCCCCTCGGCAGCACCGCCGTCCATCCGGCCGACTCGCCGTCTCCCGCTCCGGGCCTCCCACCACCCGCCCAAAGCACCGCCCCCTCAGCAGCACCGCCGACCATCCGAATGACTCGCCATCTCCCGTCCCCGCCTCCCCACAGGCCCCTCTGCTGTCGCCGACTCGGCAGCACCGCCGACTGTCCGGCCGCCTCACCCTCGCCCCGCCCCCTCGGCAGCAGGGCCGTCTCCCGTCCCCGCCCCTCCCTACCGGCCCGAAACCCCGCCACCTCTGGAGGCCCTCCCTACCGGCCCAAAGCTCCGGCCGCCTCGCCGTCTCCCGCCCCGGCCTCCCCTAAGGTCCGAAGCCCTTCCCCTCGGCAGCACCGCCCCCTCGGCAAGACCAGCGACCGTCCGGCCGCCTGGCCCACTCCCGCCCCGGCCTCCACACCGGCCCGAAGCCCCGCCCCTTCAACAGCACCGCCTTCTCCGGTCCCcgcccctccccacctacccagaGCCCCGCCCCCTCGCCATCTCCCGCCCCGGCCTCCGCTCTGGCTCAAGCCCCGCCGCGGCCGCGAGCATCAACACTCCGCCGCCCGAAGCCCGTCACCTGTTCTCACCAACCCTCCCACTCCCTGATTTCATTTCTATGTACACGAAAACGAACgataaaaaacaaatacatgatAGATAATTTAATAACTGATAGCAACTAGCAGACATGTACTAAAAGAATAATTATCTTCTATTTTTGTATATAGAAGAATGAATTGTATGTCTCCTTCTTAGAAACATTTTATCTGTTAATAAGAATAAATGCAGAAATGCTTTATAACTGAATCATAATCATTTAAGAATGAATTTTAATAGGTATTTTCCAGAATTAATATAGTTTGATAAGTTTACATATCCTGCAAAAtataaacagactcataaacacagggaacagactggtggttaccgcTGAGAGGGGACAAATAAAATTGGTCTATAGGATAGAGTTACAAACttcaatttattaaataatttagtcacagggatggaagtacagcataagtAATAGAGCTAAaatattgatatatatttttagttaaaTATACTAACTTACTTATCATGGTGATTATTTGGTAATTATACAATTGTTGAATCACCTTTTTATTCATCTGAAGCCAACATACTACTGACTCTCACTGATATttcaatacaattttttaatgaataaaggaagaataaaatgtttgACAGTGTCTAAATgcaaacaaaagtaaaaacaaatataatacatGATATTCAATTCACATTTTccttaaaacaaacattttattgTGTTATTGATAATTGAAGCTATTGGTGAAAACTCCGTTAATTTTTTCATTACACTTGTATGTATTCAAAAGTCATAATTAAATTGTTCAAAAGTATTAATAAAACAACCTAAGTGAAAGTCGAAAATCAATACTtctatggatgtttctgtcacattgaaatcatataatttttcaatatCAGATACGGATGGCAGAGAAACAGGAAGATGATT
It contains:
- the LOC130680197 gene encoding uncharacterized protein LOC130680197, whose protein sequence is MQITGKLSAILIGVQKGNSDWPNSQSLTTGWGPPSGSQENSGSIFERHNASPSPVPDPRQHRPLGSTAVHPADSPSPAPGLPPPAQSTAPSAAPPTIRMTRHLPSPPPHRPLCCRRLGSTADCPAASPSPRPLGSRAVSRPRPSLPARNPATSGGPPYRPKAPAASPSPAPASPKVRSPSPRQHRPLGKTSDRPAAWPTPAPASTPARSPAPSTAPPSPVPAPPHLPRAPPPRHLPPRPPLWLKPRRGREHQHSAARSPSPVLTNPPTP